A DNA window from Sporohalobacter salinus contains the following coding sequences:
- the minE gene encoding cell division topological specificity factor MinE, producing the protein MLEAIKNFFKDEEDSKDVAKERLELVLVHDRINISPETLEDMKGELIEVVSKYVQIEESRLEINLAQDDRMIAIKANIPVKGQK; encoded by the coding sequence GTGCTTGAAGCGATTAAGAATTTTTTTAAAGATGAAGAGGATAGCAAGGACGTAGCTAAAGAAAGACTAGAATTAGTTTTAGTTCATGATCGAATCAATATTTCTCCAGAAACATTAGAGGATATGAAGGGAGAATTAATTGAAGTTGTTTCTAAGTACGTCCAAATTGAAGAGAGTAGACTGGAGATAAATTTGGCTCAAGATGATAGAATGATAGCTATTAAAGCTAATATTCCTGTAAAAGGACAAAAGTAG
- the radC gene encoding RadC family protein, translated as MEYNLTIKDLPKEERPREKLCKFGTKAMSTAELLALIIRTGSQSDTAIELANKLLTHTGGLKFINNLSVEELQEIKGIGVAKAAQINATVELGRRIRLANQETKEVITSPQDVANLLLAKLSFLEKEHFVVLLLNTKNEIISIEDISVGSLSNSIVHPREVFKPAIKRSSAAMILAHNHPSGNPEPSNEDIKVTNRIKRAGKIIGIEILDHLIIGNKDYISLKERGHFK; from the coding sequence GTGGAGTATAATTTAACAATTAAGGATTTACCAAAGGAAGAACGTCCAAGAGAGAAACTATGTAAGTTTGGTACTAAGGCTATGTCTACAGCTGAATTATTAGCCTTAATTATTAGAACTGGAAGTCAAAGTGACACTGCTATAGAATTAGCTAATAAATTATTGACTCATACAGGCGGTTTAAAGTTTATAAATAATTTAAGTGTAGAAGAATTGCAAGAAATAAAAGGAATTGGTGTAGCTAAAGCAGCTCAGATTAATGCTACTGTTGAGTTAGGGCGGCGCATTAGATTAGCTAACCAAGAGACTAAGGAGGTAATAACTTCACCTCAGGATGTAGCTAATTTATTATTAGCAAAACTATCATTTCTTGAAAAGGAACATTTTGTAGTTTTGTTGTTAAATACAAAAAATGAGATAATTTCAATAGAGGATATTTCTGTCGGAAGTTTAAGTAATTCTATAGTTCATCCGCGGGAAGTATTTAAACCGGCTATTAAGCGTAGTAGTGCAGCAATGATTTTAGCTCATAATCATCCTAGTGGTAATCCAGAACCAAGTAATGAAGACATTAAAGTGACTAATCGAATAAAAAGAGCAGGAAAAATAATAGGTATTGAAATTTTAGATCATTTAATTATTGGAAATAAAGATTATATTAGTTTAAAGGAAAGAGGACATTTCAAATAA
- the minD gene encoding septum site-determining protein MinD, producing MDGKVIVITSGKGGVGKTTTTANIGTGLAKLGNKVALIDADIGLRNLDVVLGLENRIVYDIVNVVEEQCRLEQALIKDKRYNSLCLLPAAQTRDKTAIAPEQMEELCNCLKEDFDYVIVDSPAGIEQGFQNAIAGADDAIIVTTPEVSAIRDADRIIGMLEAEGIKEPEVIINRMRMDMVEKGDMMDIDDMIEILAIKLLGVVPDDEQIVVSTNRGEPIILSSDKAKAGQAFENIARRVIGDKVPLMSLEDSFVDRFKRIIGLG from the coding sequence ATGGACGGAAAAGTAATAGTGATTACCTCAGGTAAAGGGGGAGTAGGAAAGACTACTACTACCGCTAATATCGGAACTGGACTAGCTAAATTAGGTAACAAAGTAGCACTTATAGATGCTGATATTGGGTTGAGAAATTTGGATGTAGTATTGGGATTAGAAAATAGAATTGTTTATGATATAGTCAATGTTGTAGAAGAACAATGTAGACTAGAACAGGCTTTAATTAAAGATAAGAGGTATAATAGTTTATGTTTATTACCTGCTGCTCAGACAAGAGATAAGACTGCGATAGCTCCTGAACAAATGGAGGAATTATGTAATTGCTTAAAAGAGGATTTTGATTATGTGATAGTTGATTCACCGGCTGGAATTGAACAAGGATTTCAGAATGCTATTGCAGGAGCAGATGATGCTATAATAGTTACTACTCCTGAAGTGTCAGCTATTAGAGATGCTGATAGAATTATAGGTATGTTAGAAGCTGAAGGCATCAAGGAGCCGGAAGTAATTATCAATCGAATGAGAATGGATATGGTTGAAAAAGGTGACATGATGGATATTGACGATATGATTGAAATTTTGGCTATTAAATTATTAGGAGTAGTTCCTGATGATGAACAAATTGTAGTTTCTACTAATAGAGGAGAACCAATTATTCTGTCTTCTGATAAAGCGAAAGCTGGACAGGCTTTTGAGAATATTGCGCGTAGAGTTATAGGTGATAAAGTGCCTTTAATGTCATTAGAGGATAGTTTTGTTGATAGATTTAAACGAATTATTGGTCTCGGGTAA
- a CDS encoding rod shape-determining protein, with the protein MVLDFLTAPFSRDMGIDLGTANTLVYVKGKGVLITEPSVVAIRQDSDEVLKVGNDAKQMIGRTPGNIIAIRPMKDGVIANFEITEKMLRHFITKAHKRRRLVRPRIIVCVPSGVTEVEKRAVIDAALQAGAREAYLIEEPMAAAIGAGLPVDEPTGNMVVDIGGGTTEVAVISLGGIVTKQSIRVGGDEMDEAIVNHIKSNYNLMIGERTAESVKMDIGSVCSVEEGEEEEIDIRGRDLVNGLPKTITVTSNEIKEALEEPVFDIVRAVTDTLERTPPELSADIMDRGIIMAGGGALLTGLDQLLCDKTGMPVYLAEDPLHCVVEGTSKVLDELNSLRDVLITPKRLS; encoded by the coding sequence ATGGTACTTGACTTTTTAACAGCACCATTTTCACGAGATATGGGGATTGACTTAGGAACTGCTAATACACTAGTTTACGTAAAGGGAAAAGGGGTTTTAATTACTGAACCTTCTGTTGTAGCTATTAGACAGGATAGCGATGAAGTTTTAAAAGTAGGAAATGATGCTAAGCAAATGATTGGACGAACTCCAGGCAACATAATAGCTATTCGCCCGATGAAGGATGGAGTCATTGCTAATTTTGAAATTACTGAAAAAATGTTGAGGCATTTTATTACTAAAGCACATAAACGAAGAAGACTGGTTAGACCAAGAATTATTGTCTGTGTACCTTCAGGTGTAACAGAAGTAGAGAAAAGGGCGGTGATTGATGCTGCTTTGCAAGCAGGAGCGAGAGAGGCTTACTTAATTGAAGAACCGATGGCAGCAGCTATAGGTGCCGGTTTGCCTGTAGACGAGCCAACTGGAAATATGGTGGTTGATATTGGCGGTGGTACTACAGAAGTTGCAGTTATTTCATTAGGTGGGATTGTTACTAAACAGTCTATTCGTGTTGGCGGTGATGAAATGGATGAAGCTATTGTAAATCATATTAAAAGTAATTATAATTTAATGATAGGGGAGAGAACAGCGGAATCAGTTAAAATGGATATAGGATCAGTTTGTTCTGTTGAGGAGGGAGAAGAAGAGGAAATAGATATTAGAGGTCGAGATTTAGTTAATGGCTTACCAAAGACAATTACAGTAACTTCTAATGAAATTAAAGAAGCCTTAGAAGAACCGGTCTTTGATATAGTTAGAGCAGTTACAGATACTTTAGAAAGAACTCCACCTGAATTATCAGCAGATATCATGGATCGTGGTATCATTATGGCTGGTGGAGGAGCTTTATTGACTGGATTAGATCAATTATTATGTGATAAAACAGGGATGCCGGTCTATTTAGCAGAAGATCCACTTCATTGTGTTGTAGAGGGGACTAGTAAAGTATTAGATGAATTGAATAGTCTGCGAGATGTTTTAATTACTCCTAAACGTTTATCTTAG
- the mrdA gene encoding penicillin-binding protein 2: MNNKFNQRLRYFGIIIIILFMILAGRLFYLQILSGEEYQKLANGNRIHVREIKAPRGKIKTKDGKILVSNRLAYTVSILPRKTNNKLETILERLSQFLDVEVSKLKAKVKKNVNNKSVVLKRDISQKELVILEENKNELPGVIINKVPVRDYVYGRLGSHILGYVGEISANQLKRYKDLGYEVNDIIGKTGLELEYEQYLRGEDGKKQVEVNNLGQKKQTLGIKQPTSGNDLILNIDFELQKIVQKHLEAELKKLQNEAKKDDRIKEPPTGGAVIALNPNTGEVLALTSIPNYDLSLFSGGISSKDWKRLNNNPQRPLLNRAIGRAPPSGSVFKLVTGTAAIEELEVTADSEFYDPGYYQVGDVKFKNWLTGGQGRLDFIDAIAFSNNTVFYKLGHQLYKKDKTLLQKYARKYRLGKKTGVDLPNEKKGLVPGPSWRKENFTKQINQIWLPGYTINLSIGQGNLKTTPIQLVNLVSTIANKGTIYAPQIVDRIVNHQGQIIKDFEPKVMNELSISDSTFEILQAGMEGVTTIGTAGSIFGDLPFAVAGKTGTAQTSSNRSNHAWFAGYAPVDNPQISIVVFIEYGSSSGNTLPVARQIFEDYLVDKEKDGEAEGNDSKPKEKENNI; the protein is encoded by the coding sequence GTGAATAATAAATTTAATCAGCGATTAAGATACTTCGGGATTATAATAATTATTCTTTTTATGATTTTGGCTGGAAGGTTATTTTATTTGCAGATCCTTTCCGGAGAAGAGTATCAGAAGTTAGCTAATGGTAATCGGATTCATGTTCGAGAAATTAAAGCTCCTAGAGGAAAAATTAAGACTAAAGATGGTAAAATTTTGGTTTCAAATCGACTTGCTTATACTGTTTCTATCCTTCCTAGAAAAACTAATAATAAATTAGAGACTATTTTGGAAAGATTGAGCCAATTTTTAGATGTTGAAGTCAGCAAATTGAAAGCAAAAGTGAAAAAGAATGTTAATAATAAATCCGTTGTATTAAAGAGAGATATTAGTCAAAAAGAATTAGTTATTCTTGAAGAAAACAAAAATGAATTGCCAGGAGTGATAATTAATAAAGTTCCAGTTCGAGATTATGTTTATGGTCGATTAGGCAGCCATATTCTCGGTTATGTAGGAGAAATTTCAGCTAATCAATTAAAAAGGTATAAGGATTTAGGTTATGAAGTAAATGATATCATCGGTAAGACTGGACTTGAATTAGAGTATGAACAATATCTTCGTGGTGAGGATGGTAAAAAGCAGGTTGAAGTTAATAATTTAGGGCAGAAAAAACAGACTTTAGGTATTAAACAACCAACTTCTGGTAATGATTTGATTTTAAATATTGATTTTGAGCTGCAAAAGATTGTTCAAAAGCATCTAGAAGCTGAATTAAAGAAATTACAGAATGAAGCTAAAAAAGATGATAGAATTAAAGAACCTCCAACAGGAGGAGCAGTAATAGCTTTAAATCCTAATACAGGAGAGGTTTTGGCTTTAACTAGTATTCCTAATTATGATCTTTCTCTCTTTTCTGGTGGGATTTCGAGTAAGGATTGGAAAAGATTAAATAATAATCCACAACGTCCATTGCTTAATAGAGCAATTGGTCGGGCTCCGCCTTCAGGTTCTGTTTTTAAGTTAGTTACGGGAACAGCGGCAATTGAAGAATTAGAAGTGACTGCTGATAGTGAATTTTATGATCCAGGCTATTATCAAGTAGGTGATGTAAAATTTAAAAATTGGTTGACTGGTGGACAGGGAAGACTTGACTTTATTGATGCTATTGCTTTTTCTAATAATACTGTTTTTTATAAGTTAGGTCATCAATTATATAAGAAGGATAAAACGCTTTTACAGAAGTATGCTAGAAAGTATAGGTTAGGAAAGAAAACTGGTGTTGATTTACCTAATGAAAAAAAGGGATTAGTACCTGGACCTAGTTGGAGAAAAGAAAATTTCACAAAACAAATTAATCAAATTTGGCTTCCTGGATATACAATTAATCTTTCTATTGGGCAAGGAAATTTAAAGACTACACCAATTCAGTTGGTAAATCTTGTTTCTACTATTGCTAATAAAGGCACAATTTATGCACCACAAATTGTCGATAGGATTGTCAATCATCAGGGGCAAATAATTAAAGATTTTGAGCCTAAAGTGATGAATGAATTATCGATTTCTGATTCTACTTTTGAAATTTTACAGGCAGGAATGGAAGGGGTTACTACTATTGGGACTGCTGGTTCTATATTTGGAGATTTACCTTTTGCAGTAGCCGGAAAGACTGGTACTGCTCAAACTAGTTCTAATAGAAGTAATCACGCTTGGTTTGCTGGTTATGCTCCAGTAGATAATCCCCAGATATCTATTGTAGTTTTTATTGAGTATGGTAGTTCAAGTGGAAATACTTTACCTGTAGCTCGACAGATTTTTGAGGATTATTTAGTTGATAAAGAAAAGGATGGAGAAGCAGAAGGTAATGATTCTAAACCAAAAGAAAAAGAAAATAATATCTAA
- the mobB gene encoding molybdopterin-guanine dinucleotide biosynthesis protein B, which yields MLPVVSVVGNSGSGKTTFLKELIPEMKARGYKIATIKHGSHDFEIDKPGEDSWQHREVGAQTVILSSPVKMAMVKELNQEIDLDTLIQDYINKDIDLVITEGYKGGNKPKVEIFRSAKFDTPLFSEQDDDVLTIITNNEQTDRVFSANQVKKVADLIEETVME from the coding sequence GTGTTACCAGTAGTTTCAGTTGTTGGTAATTCAGGTTCAGGGAAGACTACTTTTCTAAAAGAGCTAATTCCTGAAATGAAGGCTAGAGGATATAAAATAGCAACAATTAAGCATGGTTCCCATGATTTTGAGATAGACAAGCCTGGTGAAGATAGCTGGCAGCATAGAGAAGTAGGTGCTCAGACAGTTATTCTGTCCTCACCAGTTAAAATGGCTATGGTAAAAGAATTAAATCAGGAGATTGATTTAGATACTTTAATTCAGGATTATATCAATAAAGATATTGACTTAGTTATAACTGAAGGATATAAAGGTGGTAATAAACCTAAGGTTGAAATTTTTCGTTCGGCTAAGTTTGATACTCCTTTATTTTCTGAGCAGGATGATGATGTGTTAACTATTATAACTAATAATGAACAGACTGATAGAGTTTTTTCAGCTAATCAAGTAAAAAAAGTTGCTGACTTAATAGAAGAAACAGTAATGGAATAA
- the mreC gene encoding rod shape-determining protein MreC yields the protein MGSFFRGHQKFILVLVILVLVLSLVNLADSFFPDNDWGQGIIIDVISFFTEGIDLVSDKISSSFSVIFNYSKVKDENSELKEEVKKLNWKIQRLKEVEKENKRLRSLLKFKERVSFEVMGAKVISKSADNWSRLITINRGSNSGLKPKMLVVTYDGYLVGRVKKVTTYNAQVLLLSDPNFTIGGLVAKKESREIGIVNGTLNQRKRLKMKRLPWDAEVKVDDKVITSGLSDTYPKGIAIGEITEVKPDDYGLTKLAILQPFVDLNTFEEVLVITDF from the coding sequence TTGGGTTCATTTTTTCGGGGGCATCAGAAGTTTATTCTTGTATTAGTAATTTTAGTTTTAGTTTTAAGTTTAGTAAACTTGGCTGATAGTTTTTTTCCTGATAATGATTGGGGACAGGGAATTATAATTGATGTTATCTCCTTCTTTACTGAAGGGATAGATTTAGTCAGTGATAAAATAAGTAGTTCTTTTAGTGTGATATTTAATTATAGTAAAGTAAAAGATGAGAATAGTGAGTTAAAAGAAGAAGTAAAGAAATTAAATTGGAAGATCCAACGGTTAAAAGAAGTAGAAAAAGAAAATAAAAGATTACGTAGTTTATTGAAATTTAAGGAACGAGTTTCCTTTGAAGTTATGGGAGCTAAAGTAATTAGTAAAAGTGCTGATAACTGGTCTAGATTAATAACTATTAATCGGGGTAGTAATTCAGGATTAAAACCTAAGATGTTAGTTGTTACTTATGATGGATATTTAGTTGGTAGAGTAAAGAAGGTAACTACTTATAATGCTCAGGTTTTATTGTTAAGTGATCCTAACTTTACTATTGGTGGCTTAGTAGCTAAAAAAGAATCTCGAGAAATAGGAATTGTAAATGGAACTTTGAATCAAAGGAAGAGATTAAAAATGAAACGCTTACCTTGGGATGCTGAAGTTAAGGTTGATGATAAGGTAATAACCTCTGGACTGTCGGATACTTATCCTAAAGGGATTGCCATTGGAGAAATAACAGAAGTAAAGCCTGATGATTATGGTTTGACAAAATTGGCAATTCTGCAGCCATTTGTTGATTTAAATACTTTTGAAGAGGTGTTGGTAATTACCGATTTTTAG
- the minC gene encoding septum site-determining protein MinC, whose translation MQEDGVNFRWKEGNLIIELDDELGFQRLIKNLKQKVVQAEGFFINSKLKIKLNNRKLDKEEKDQLIGIFDSLKGLSVIEIVRDSILDKAEEIDGDSELPTLLLDRTLRSGQSITYEGNVVIKGDVNPGAEVVAKGDILVMGAFRGIGHAGAGGREEATIVAFRLQPLQLRIANKISRAPDDESNYSVDYSDRPEIALVKGGTILIKKLKD comes from the coding sequence ATGCAGGAAGATGGAGTTAATTTTAGATGGAAAGAAGGAAACTTAATTATTGAGTTAGATGATGAGTTAGGGTTTCAGCGTTTAATTAAGAATTTAAAACAAAAAGTTGTTCAAGCTGAGGGCTTTTTTATAAATTCTAAGCTTAAAATTAAGCTTAATAATCGTAAGTTGGATAAAGAAGAAAAGGATCAATTAATTGGAATATTTGATTCATTAAAAGGGTTATCAGTTATAGAGATAGTTAGGGATAGCATTTTAGATAAAGCAGAAGAGATTGATGGAGATTCTGAACTGCCTACTTTATTGTTGGATCGAACACTTCGTTCTGGTCAATCAATTACATATGAAGGTAATGTAGTTATCAAAGGAGATGTTAATCCGGGGGCAGAAGTAGTAGCTAAAGGAGATATATTAGTGATGGGAGCTTTTCGTGGTATAGGACATGCAGGTGCTGGCGGAAGAGAAGAAGCAACAATAGTTGCTTTTCGATTGCAGCCGTTGCAGTTAAGAATTGCGAACAAAATTTCTAGAGCTCCTGATGATGAGTCTAATTATTCTGTAGATTATTCTGATAGGCCAGAAATTGCACTAGTTAAAGGTGGTACTATCTTAATTAAAAAATTAAAGGATTAA
- a CDS encoding Gx transporter family protein, which translates to MTKTKSFLYLALFAAIAVVLHLVETLIPMSVIVPGAKLGLANAMVLLTLVLFGYKAGIKVLLLRIVISSFLLGTFMTTSFYLSLTGGLLSFGIMSIFYRYLSDKFSLVGISLVGAVVHNIGQIITAYLIINNWGIFYYLPYLLFFSIPTGIFIGLTVIYLEEYLRLNFVLNKEFN; encoded by the coding sequence ATGACTAAAACTAAAAGCTTTCTTTATTTAGCATTATTTGCTGCTATTGCAGTTGTGCTTCATTTAGTTGAAACGCTAATTCCGATGTCAGTTATTGTACCCGGGGCTAAATTGGGTTTAGCTAATGCAATGGTTTTATTAACTTTAGTTTTATTTGGTTATAAGGCTGGAATTAAGGTTTTATTATTACGAATTGTCATTTCATCATTTTTGTTAGGAACTTTTATGACTACTAGCTTTTATTTGAGTCTAACTGGTGGATTATTAAGTTTTGGAATAATGTCAATATTTTATAGATATTTAAGTGATAAATTTAGTTTAGTTGGAATCAGTTTAGTAGGAGCTGTAGTTCATAATATTGGTCAAATTATAACTGCTTATTTAATTATAAATAATTGGGGTATATTTTATTATTTACCGTATCTTTTATTCTTTTCTATCCCTACAGGAATATTTATTGGTTTAACTGTTATTTATTTAGAAGAATATTTAAGATTAAATTTTGTGTTAAACAAGGAATTTAATTAG
- a CDS encoding Maf family nucleotide pyrophosphatase, whose translation MERVVLASASPRRSQLLEQIGVEFTVHPSNIDESKVNKDSAIDLVTELAVSKSKDVAQKLDKGLVIGADTVVVYENQILGKPDSYDKAYAMLTTLSGTYHQVITGLAVIDVENSIQRVDYKITKVEMRELTDQEISDYIATKEPMDKAGGYGIQQRGAVFVKGINGSYTNVVGLPVTKLVMMCSELGHQIV comes from the coding sequence GTGGAAAGGGTAGTATTAGCATCGGCTTCACCTAGAAGAAGTCAATTATTAGAACAGATTGGGGTAGAATTTACTGTTCATCCCAGTAATATAGATGAAAGCAAGGTGAATAAGGATTCTGCTATAGATTTAGTTACAGAATTAGCAGTTTCTAAAAGCAAAGATGTAGCTCAAAAATTGGACAAGGGTTTAGTAATTGGTGCTGATACTGTCGTGGTATATGAAAATCAAATTTTAGGCAAGCCTGATTCTTATGATAAAGCCTATGCAATGTTGACTACATTAAGTGGTACTTACCATCAGGTAATTACAGGATTAGCAGTTATTGATGTGGAAAATTCTATTCAAAGAGTTGATTATAAAATAACTAAAGTAGAAATGAGAGAGCTTACTGACCAGGAAATTTCAGACTATATTGCAACTAAGGAACCTATGGATAAAGCAGGAGGATATGGTATTCAACAGCGGGGAGCCGTCTTTGTAAAAGGAATTAATGGTTCCTATACTAACGTTGTAGGGTTGCCAGTAACTAAGTTGGTTATGATGTGTAGTGAGTTAGGACATCAGATAGTTTGA
- the rodA gene encoding rod shape-determining protein RodA, which yields MRLKKLLQNLDYWIPILMIILIGSGLVIINSATQTDNITSNRFIIKQLIAVILGILFLIISLFFDYRVLRDYSNIIYIFTLVLLFLVLVLGTKISGSKSWIKLGPINFQPAELAKLGLIISLANFLAVRRKNLVELKHFLFSCLYICPLLILVLAQNDLGTVLVLIAIFAGMFFIAGANLKYYFGVVGLVALVIGGTLIAHFYFGMSIPLKEYQLMRLIIFWNPNLDPLGYGYNIIQSKIAIGSGGLFGKGLFAGTQTQLGFLPENHTDFIFSVLGEELGFIGGVVILSCYFFLLWRSIKVAFEAKDDFGQLLVVGVISMFLFHIFENIGMTIGIMPITGIPLPFISYGGSSLLTNILAIGLIINVNIRKKKLIF from the coding sequence ATGAGATTGAAAAAATTATTACAGAATTTAGATTACTGGATTCCAATACTGATGATAATTTTGATTGGGAGCGGTCTAGTAATTATTAATAGTGCTACTCAGACTGATAATATAACTAGTAATAGATTTATTATTAAACAGTTAATAGCTGTTATTTTAGGAATATTATTCTTAATTATAAGTCTTTTTTTCGATTATCGAGTTTTAAGGGATTATTCAAATATAATCTATATATTTACTTTAGTATTATTGTTTTTAGTTTTAGTTTTAGGAACGAAAATTTCAGGATCCAAAAGTTGGATTAAGTTGGGGCCAATTAACTTTCAACCAGCGGAATTAGCTAAATTAGGTTTAATTATTAGTTTAGCTAATTTTTTAGCAGTTCGTCGAAAAAACTTAGTGGAATTAAAACATTTTTTATTTTCATGTTTATATATATGTCCACTATTAATATTAGTTTTAGCCCAAAATGATTTAGGAACAGTTTTGGTTTTAATAGCTATTTTTGCTGGTATGTTCTTTATTGCTGGGGCTAATTTAAAATATTATTTTGGAGTAGTGGGACTAGTTGCTTTAGTAATTGGCGGTACTTTAATAGCTCATTTTTATTTTGGAATGTCTATTCCACTTAAAGAGTATCAATTAATGAGGTTAATAATTTTTTGGAATCCTAATTTAGATCCTTTAGGTTATGGCTATAATATAATTCAGTCAAAAATTGCCATTGGTTCAGGAGGTTTATTTGGCAAGGGATTATTTGCTGGTACTCAGACTCAGTTAGGTTTTTTACCTGAAAATCATACTGACTTTATTTTTTCAGTATTAGGAGAAGAATTAGGTTTTATTGGTGGGGTTGTTATTTTAAGTTGTTATTTCTTTTTGCTTTGGCGTTCAATTAAAGTAGCTTTTGAAGCAAAGGATGATTTTGGTCAATTATTAGTAGTAGGGGTTATTTCTATGTTTTTATTTCATATTTTTGAAAATATAGGAATGACAATTGGGATTATGCCTATTACTGGAATTCCACTCCCCTTTATTAGTTATGGAGGGAGTTCATTGTTAACTAATATTTTGGCTATAGGTTTGATTATTAATGTTAATATTAGAAAGAAAAAACTAATTTTTTAA
- the mreD gene encoding rod shape-determining protein MreD: MRYLFYVLLILTALILQITIFAFNPVWGITPDLLLIVVISLALLNGHRQGAYIGFIAGIFQEIFSSGLFGINIIIKLTFGYIFGFFKGKVYSENILLPLSLVAVATFLNQFLIICLSDHIILKSEFLDQFKDVIAPLTGYHVLLSLVIYPAVYYIDEKYLLR; encoded by the coding sequence ATGAGATATTTGTTTTATGTTTTATTAATATTGACTGCGTTAATCTTACAGATTACTATATTTGCATTTAATCCAGTCTGGGGGATAACTCCAGACTTGCTTTTAATTGTAGTAATTAGTCTAGCTTTACTTAATGGCCATCGACAGGGAGCATATATAGGCTTTATAGCAGGAATTTTTCAGGAAATATTTTCTAGTGGCTTATTTGGAATTAACATAATTATTAAATTGACCTTTGGGTATATTTTTGGATTTTTCAAAGGCAAAGTTTACTCGGAAAATATCTTGTTGCCGTTATCTTTGGTTGCAGTTGCAACTTTCTTAAATCAATTTTTGATTATTTGTTTAAGTGATCATATTATATTGAAGTCTGAATTTTTGGATCAATTTAAAGATGTTATAGCTCCATTAACAGGTTATCATGTATTGTTATCATTAGTAATTTATCCGGCCGTTTATTATATAGATGAGAAGTATCTATTAAGGTAA
- the mobA gene encoding molybdenum cofactor guanylyltransferase → MSAIVLAGGLSSRMSGANKPLMDFGDTTMIGRIINTLKVIFSEVLIVTKDRKLYQNYEVEVIIDELEHQGPLSGIHAGLRASKTKNNFIVSCDMPFLNLDLIRYMLEQSVGDILIPKVDGYLEPLHAIYSKNCIPKIEEVVKKGKFKITDLWKETNLNVKYIEQNEIKRFDPCLYTFFNVNTKEDYNQALDILTEVEKRNERN, encoded by the coding sequence ATGTCAGCTATAGTACTTGCTGGTGGTTTAAGTTCTAGAATGTCTGGTGCAAATAAACCATTAATGGATTTTGGGGATACTACAATGATTGGGCGGATAATAAATACTTTAAAAGTTATTTTTTCTGAAGTATTAATTGTAACTAAGGATAGAAAATTATATCAGAATTATGAGGTAGAAGTAATAATAGATGAGCTAGAACATCAGGGGCCATTAAGTGGAATTCATGCTGGATTAAGGGCTAGTAAAACAAAAAATAACTTTATTGTTTCTTGTGATATGCCTTTTTTAAATTTAGATTTAATAAGGTATATGTTAGAACAGTCAGTAGGAGATATACTTATACCCAAAGTAGATGGTTATTTGGAACCCTTACATGCAATTTATAGTAAAAATTGTATTCCTAAAATTGAAGAGGTAGTTAAAAAAGGGAAATTTAAGATTACAGACTTATGGAAAGAGACTAATTTAAATGTAAAGTATATAGAACAGAATGAAATTAAGAGATTTGATCCTTGCTTATATACTTTTTTTAACGTCAATACAAAAGAAGATTATAACCAGGCACTAGATATATTAACTGAGGTAGAGAAAAGAAATGAAAGAAATTAA